One stretch of Castor canadensis chromosome 14, mCasCan1.hap1v2, whole genome shotgun sequence DNA includes these proteins:
- the Tti2 gene encoding TELO2-interacting protein 2: MELDRAELSPGGASSPTQWSPSALGQACSEVLHRLTGHEARRASARRVALKDFSALIETTEWDRLLEGSGQPLRRAAETLGQVTKALEKYAAPPKEEACAGSAHSEVPEKAVEVGVLFLRLLEKVEAGKNCLVCPAWKTVLGHLAGPIYIFAITHLLEQPWTSPRSREVAGEVRSSLLKVTQCSSVAGFLRGENEDERFPVIMGLLKPYLNKESWKNNPAVKHVFSWTLQQVTRPWLTQHLERILPPSLLISDDYQTENKVLGVHCLHHIVLNVPAADLLQYNRAQVVYHAIFNHLYMPEHHLIQAVLLCLLDLFPILEKAQNWKGDASRPTTHCDEVLQLVLTHMEPEHRLLLRRTYARNLPAFVNRLGILTVRHMKRLERVIVGYLEVYDGPEEEARLKILETLKLLMQYTWPRISCRVVVLLRALLKLICDVARDTNLTPDPVKNALLQEATDCLILLDHCSQGRVKGLLAKIVLSCDDSTVVSCIRKVQWVSADASYHGT, from the exons ATGGAGCTGGACCGTGCCGAGCTCTCGCCGGGAGGCGCTTCCTCGCCGACACAGTGGTCTCCCTCGGCCCTCGGACAGGCCTGCTCCGAGGTCTTGCACCGTCTTACCGGCCATGAGGCTCGGCGGGCCAGCGCGAGACGAGTCGCTCTTAAAGACTTCAGCGCGCTGATAGAAACTACAGAATGGGACAGGTTGTTGGAGGGGAGCGGCCAGCCGCTCCGCCGGGCGGCCGAGACCCTGGGGCAGGTCACAAAGGCCCTAGAGAAGTACGCAGCCCCTCCCAAAGAGGAGGCCTGTGCGGGCTCTGCTCACTCCGAAGTCCCCGAGAAAGCTGTAGAAGTCGGTGTGCTGTTTCTTAGGTTGTTGGAGAAAGTTGAGGCTGGCAAGAATTGTTTGGTCTGCCCTGCGTGGAAGACGGTCCTAGGTCACTTGGCAGGACCCATCTATATTTTTGCCATCACACACCTCTTGGAGCAGCCATGGACCAGCCCAAGATCTCGGGAGGTGGCTGGAGAGGTGCGTTCCTCGCTGCTTAAAGTCACTCAGTGCAGTTCTGTCGCAGGATTCCTGCGCGGAGAAAATGAAGACGAAAGATTTCCTGTGATCATGGGGCTTCTCAAGCCCTACTTGAATAA gGAATCCTGGAAGAACAACCCTGCAGTCAAACATGTTTTCTCATGGACCCTGCAGCAGGTCACTCGACCCTGGCTGACCCAGCATCTGGAAAGGATACTTCCCCCATCTCTGCTCATCTCAGATGATTATCAAACTGAGAACAAAGTCCTGGGTGTGCACTGCCTCCATCATATTGTGCTTAACGTG CCAGCTGCTGATTTGCTCCAGTATAATAGAGCCCAGGTTGTGTACCATGCTATTTTCAATCACCTGTACATGCCAGAGCACCACCTCATTCAG GCAGTGCTCCTGTGTCTGCTGGATTTGTTCCCCATCCTGGAGAAAGCCCAGAACTGGAAGGGAGATGCATCTCGCCCCACCACACACTGTGATGAGGTGCTGCAGCTGGTCCTGACCCACATGGAGCCAGAGCATCGCCTTCTCTTACGCAGGACCTATGCCAGAAACCTACCAGCTTTTGTGAACAG gTTGGGAATCCTAACTGTGCGGCACATGAAGAGGCTGGAGCGAGTCATCGTTGGTTATTTGGAAGTTTATGATGGACCAGAAGAGGAGGCTAGATTAAAGATACTGGAAACCTTAAAACTTCTCATGCAGTATACTTGGCCCAG AATTTCTTGCAGAGTAGTAGTCTTATTGAGGGCTCTCTTGAAACTGATATGTGATGTAGCACGGGACACAAACCTAACACCAGACCCTGTTAAGAATGCCCTGCTACAGGAGGCCACAGACTGCCTGATTCTCCTGGACCACTGCTCTCAAGGACGGGTAAAG